TGGACGATATCCTTCTCCTTGTGAAGATAGAGCAAACCTTTGCAGATCCCCACAATAATTTCATAACGAGTATGCCATTCAAGTCCCCTCAGTTCATCTTAAGAAGTATATGAAGAATCAAGAGTATTTTAGAAGCTGCAAATAAATAATAACGTGCCCAGTGTATGTGCAAGTGAGCATTGAACAAAATGTTGGCCTTTTTTATCTGTAGACTGTCCATGATTATTCATCAAATGCAATTTAAAAGTTAGGATTACAGTAGTGAAGATGGATGGTGCGATCAAGAAAGTAACCATATCATATGAAAATGCAGTTGTGCGCTTTGGTCACTGGACTGTATGTAAGCAAATGAATAGAAGAATATTGATAGCGTTTACTTGAGTATTTACAAATTTATTTTAAAATTCAGGAAGTGCCATGATTAGGGATTTGACTCTTGATCAGATTATTTCTCTGTTGTGCTCTTTAATTTAGTTTTCACTGTTGATGATCTTAGTTTAATTTTTTGTTTGGCATATTTTTGCTTGCAAGCACTGTGTTAGATTGCTGATTATTGGATCTGCTGTCTTATAATGTGAATTGGAGAGCTACTGATATCATGTAAAAAGAAGTCATATCTGTGAGATGGCTCTCAAGGTTTCCGTTGCTTATGTACTCAAAACAGATCAATCTTTCCCGTATCTCAGCCATAATTGTTCTTCCTTCAAATATTAACACGCGTTCTTCCGTAAAAGAACAATAACCCAGAAATCGTACTATATTTTTGTGCCTAACCGTGATCAAACTTTGAACCTCCCGATGGAACATCGTGTCTTTAATTGTTCGGCGGTTGAAAAGCCTTTTCACAGCAACAATTCCATTTCGAAGCATGCCCTGTTTATAATGTGCTTAATTATGAGAAAGACCATGATCATTATGTCAAGTAATGCTATGAAAAGAGCAAACATGAAGGTGTGGTGCCATAAAAATTGCAGTTACCTTGTAAACCTCTCCACATCCACCAACACCAGTTTTTCTCTGCTCAGAGAAATTTTCTGTGATGCTCTGTAGAAGTGACAAATCTAGATGGCTTGGTTCCTCGCTTCCAGCTACTACACGCTCGAGTATGTTGAGATCCATAGTCTGTACCGATGCAGGGTACGTAACGGtgcgttttttttttgtttatgaaATACGAGTTCAGTGTTGTTGACAATGTAAAAAAAAAGTTTTGGAACAGATGccataagcaaaaaaaaaaagcactATGATACAAAAACAGCTAACTTTCAATATGCTACACTTTCCAAACAGATGGACTACGAGGTTCTAATGAAATACGAATTTATATTTCATCTccattaagggggtgtttgggactacttcaacaacaacaacaacaacaacaacaaagcctttaagtcccaaacaagttagggtaggctagagttgaaacccagcagaaacaatcaaggttcaggcacgtgaatagctgtcttccaagcactcctatctaaggctaagtctttgggtatattccatcctttcaagtctccttttattgcctctacccaagtcaacttcggtcttcctctgcctctcttcacgttactatcctggcttatgattccactacgcaccggtgcctctggaggtctccgttggacatgtccaaaccatctcaaccggtgttggacaagcttttcttcaattggtgctacccctaatctatcacgtatatcatcgttccgaactcgatcccttcttgcatgaccgcaaatccaacgcaacatacgcatttccgcgacacttatctgttgaacatgtcgtcttttcgtaggccaacattctgcaccatacaacatagcaggtctaatcgccgtcctataaaacttgccttttagcttctgtggtaccctttagtcacataggacaccagatgcttgtcgccacttcatccaccctgctttgattctatggctaacatcttcatcaatatccccgtctctctgtagcattgatcctaaatattgaaagatatccttcctaggcactacttgaccttccaaactaatatcttcctcctcccgaatagtagtgccgaagtcacatctcatatactcagttttagttctactgagtctaaaacctttgaactccaaagtctcccgccataactccagtttctgattcactcctgttcggctttcatcaactagcactacatcgtctgcgaacagcatacaccaagggatgtccccttgtatgtcccttgtaacctcatccatcactaaggcaaacaaataagggctcaaagctgacccttgatgtagtcctatcctaatcggaaagtcatctgtgtctccatcacttgttcgaactctagtcacaacattgttgtacatgtccttaatgagcccgacatacttcgttgggactttatgtttgttcaaagcccaccacataacattccttggtattttatcataagccttctccaagtcaataaaaaccatgtgtaggtccttcttcttctccctataccgctccataacttgtcttattaagaaaatggcttccatggttgaccttccgggcatgaaaccaaattggttcatagagacccgcgttattgctctcaagcgatgctcgataactctctcccatagcttcatagtatggctcatcaacttaattccccggtaattagtacaactttgaatatcccctttattcttgtagatcggtaccaatatacttctccactcatcaggcatcttgttcgatcgaaaaatatggttgaacagtttGGTTAGCCAtattatagctatgtccccgaggcatctccacacctcgattgggataccatccggccCCATCGCCTTACcacctttcatccttttcaacgcctctctgacctcatattcttggattctccgcacaaagcgcctattggtgtcatcaagagtcatccaactgaaaggttgtgtctatattctcaccattgaacaatttgtcaaaatactcttgccatcgatgtcggatctcatcctccttcaccaagagatgctcactttcatccttaatgcacttaacttggttgaagtcccttgtctttctctcacgaaccctagccatcctataaatgtccttctccccttccttcatactcaaacgttggtaaagatcctcgtacgctctaccctttaccACACTTATAGCtcactttgcagtcttctttgtcaccttgtacttctctatgttgtccacactcctgtcatggtacaagcgtctatagcactctttcttctccttaatagccctttggacttcctcgttccaccaccaggtatctttagcctcgcctccacttcctttggttactccacacacctctgaggccaccttccgaatgttggttgccatcttctcccacatgttgtttatgtcctcttcttccttccaagagccctctttgataactctttccctgaatacttctgacgtctcccctttcagtttccaccactttgttctttcaatcttagcttgtttatccctacgggcacgcacctgaaaacgaaagtctgccaccaaaagcttatgttgagaaacaacactcccctggtatcaccttgcaacccaagcatgctcgtttgtcctttcttcttgtgaggacaaagtcaatctggctagagtgttgtccgctactgaaggtcactagatgagattctctctttctaaagaaagtgttggctatcatcaggtcaaaagctaccgcgaagtccagaacgtCCTCCcactcctgattcctactaccatacccaaaacctccatgaactgcctcgaaacctgtgattgtagtacctacatgcccattaagatctcctataaaaagcttctcactactgggtacaactctaatcaggccatctaagtcttctcagaactgtctcttaacactctcgtcgaggcctacttagggggcatacgcactaattacgttcaagaccatatcaccaatgacaagcttgactaagataatcctatctccgtgccttctcactcccaccacactattcttgaggctcttatcaatcaaaactcctactccatttctattcgcaactgtccctgtgtaccaaagcttgaaacctgtattgtccacctccttcgccttctgacccttccatttagtctcttgaatgcataatatatttacacgcctcctaatcgcggtatcaactaattctcttaacttacctgtaagcgaccctacattccaactgcctaaacggatcctagttggttcgactagcttccttactctTCGCACCCGTTCACTCCACGTTTCTTTAGCTCCACTCTACGTTTTTTAGCCAAACAGGTTTAGCTCCACGCACTCAGTTCAAGGAAAAATATGAAGTTGTGAGAGCACCTTAATGCAgggtgctccacaaactccaggTTTTTATGGAGCTGCTCCACAGTGGAGTTTGTGGAGTAGAGTtcgtggagcagtcccaaacacgccCTAAATATTCACATTACCAGCAAACCATATTGGAGGTCATTAGTAAAAGGTTGTGTTTACCACATTTATTG
This sequence is a window from Miscanthus floridulus cultivar M001 chromosome 10, ASM1932011v1, whole genome shotgun sequence. Protein-coding genes within it:
- the LOC136486758 gene encoding probable receptor-like protein kinase At3g17420 isoform X2, with amino-acid sequence MEILTGQKEYCVVENVLESWADRLGTSLEDTRLEQIRVCAEIAISCCNLDRKKRPDAGHIIKMLDETESTDQFTEPDEKESVDEFKPDEQTMDLNILERVVAGSEEPSHLDLSLLQSITENFSEQRKTGVGGCGEVYKGMLRNGIVAVKRLFNRRTIKDTMFHREVQSLITVRHKNIVRFLGYCSFTEERVLIFEGRTIMAEIRERLICFEYISNGNLESHLTDMTSFYMISVALQFTL